Proteins encoded by one window of Zerene cesonia ecotype Mississippi chromosome 6, Zerene_cesonia_1.1, whole genome shotgun sequence:
- the LOC119840547 gene encoding ATP-dependent DNA helicase DDX11-like, which translates to MEPQFQFPFEPYDIQKKFMKELYDTIDKQELGIFESPTGTGKSLSICCGALQWLKDNNKKVVEDLEKEITVLKEKNSDIPAADDWLQEEYHKVKNNQIIASLQLKLDKLNKREEYFNDLKKRVASCKSNINKIDHYFKKQTPEITEDKENKLEGDLDNDLMIEDVDVQDDDSEHEDVEDNESDPITKIYISSRTHSQLSQFVGEIKRTVFNNNIRVVTMGSRQHYCINSDVNKLKNVNLINERCLDLQKSKTKSTLTDEDGNVLKKTKTKTCTGCPFYNQSNITKLKERLLVDIMDMEDLVKCGKLLKACPYYASRMALDESEVVLISHAGILSSGARSGMSLKLKDNIVILDEAHGLTAALENAYSAPVSGKQLKCLKTFLQFYINKYRSRLSSKNLLLLNQMNFVVGRLFNILNTKDGETNEAKIYTLEDFVIKAEIDHMNLRPLVEFCRQTRLAPKLHGFSMRYSQQELEESEKVKQVDKKRSFKDFLSNISKKTEKEKVVEEKQVEKPTMQISENKTSAGSALYAVLDLIEMLCARSAAGRVLVQRDTCDAALRYLLLDTADRFVDIVQQCRSVIVAGGTMEPIGEFRALLDKGPGTRVRVLQCAHAAPPDRVLALCVARGPANCALNFSYEQRMGKELLDEVGRILRNVCSIVPGGVVCFLPSYSYEQVVYDHMKVTNVIDAISKKKTVFREPKSAADVDQVLQKYAAAINNRDTEKTGALLLSVVGGKLSEGLNFSDDLGRCVLVFGLPYPNVKSPELKEKMNYLNQAAPGAGAQYYENLCMKAVNQCIGRAVRHINDYATVLLVDERYSRPSTIAALPSFVQKSLIPNCSFGQTASSIARFFSKHKIKTQ; encoded by the exons ATGGAGCCTCAGTTTCAATTTCCGTTTGAACCATATGATATTCAAAAGAAATTCATGAAAGAGTTGTACGATACAATAGATAAGCAAGAACTTGGTATTTTTGAGAGTCCCACTGGAACT GGAAAGTCGTTGAGTATTTGTTGCGGTGCATTACAATGGCTCAaagacaataacaaaaaagtcgTAGAAGATTTAGAAAAGGAAATAActgtattaaaagaaaaaaattctgATATTCCAG ctGCTGATGACTGGCTACAAGAAGAGTAtcataaagttaaaaataaccaaATTATTGCTagtttgcaattaaaattggataaattgaataaaaggGAAGAATATTTCAATGACCTGAAGAAGAGAGTAGCATCATGTAAGTcgaacattaataaaatagatcactattttaaaaagcaaacTCCAGAGATAACTGAAGATAAGGAAAACAAATTAGAAGGAGATTTAGACAATGATTTAATGATTGAAGATGTGGATGTTCAAGATGATGATTCTGAGCATGAAGATGTAGAAGATAATGAAAGTGATCCTATTACAAAG atatACATAAGTAGCAGAACACACAGTCAGCTATCTCAATTTGTTGGAGAAATTAAGCGTACAGTGTTCAATAACAACATTAGAGTAGTAACCATGGGATCAAGACAACATTATTGTATCAACTCTGATGTTAATAAACTGAAGAATGTCAACTTGATTAATGAAAG GTGTTTAGATTTGCAAAAATCTAAAACTAAATCAACCCTAACCGATGAAGATGGCAATGTGTTAAAGAAaaccaaaacaaaaacatgtaCGGGCTGCCCTTTTTATAATCAgagtaatattacaaaactcAAGGAGAGATTGTTGGTTGATATTATGGACATGGAAGATTTAGTAAAGTGTGGCAAATTGTTAAAGGCATGTCCATATTATGCCTCTCGAATGGCTTTAGATGAGTCTGAg GTTGTGCTTATAAGCCATGCTGGCATATTGAGTAGTGGTGCTAGATCTGGAATGTCgcttaaattaaaagataacatTGTAATATTGGATGAAGCACATGGTCTTACTGCTGCCTTAGAAAATGCATATTCCGCCCCAGTTTCTggcaaacaattaaaatgccTTAAAACTTTCctacaattttacataaataagtatagaTCCAGATTAAGTAGTAAGAATCTATTGTTGCTCAATCAAATGAATTTTGTTGTTGGGAGATTATTTA atatattaaatacaaaggATGGTGAAACAAATGAGGCAAAAATTTATACACTTGAAGATTTTGTCATAAAAGCTGAAATAGATCACATGAATTTACGGCCTTTAGTAGAATTCTGTAGGCAAACGCGCTTGGCGCCCAAATTGCACGGTTTCTCTATGAGGTACAGTCAGCAAGAGTTAGAGGAGAGTGAGAAAGTAAAGCAGGTGGATAAGAAAAGATCTTTTAAAGACTTTCTCAGCAACATATCTAAAAAAACGGAGAAGGAAAAAGTTGTTGAAGAGAAACAAGTTGAGAAACCAACTATGCAG ATATCTGAAAACAAGACATCAGCCGGCAGCGCTTTATACGCCGTGTTGGACCTGATCGAGATGTTGTGTGCACGCAGCGCCGCGGGGCGGGTGCTAGTGCAGCGCGACACGTGTGACGCCGCCCTGCGTTACTTGCTGCTGGATACAGCCGATCGCTTTGTAGATATTGTGCAACAGTGCCGATCG GTCATAGTAGCGGGCGGGACTATGGAGCCGATCGGCGAGTTCCGAGCTCTCCTCGACAAAGGTCCGGGCACACGCGTGCGCGTGCTGCAGTGCGCGCACGCGGCGCCGCCCGACCGCGTGCTCGCCCTGTGCGTGGCGAGAGGTCCCGCCAACTGCGCGCTTAACTTCTCGTATGAACAACGTATGGGAAAGGAGTTG CTCGATGAAGTGGGTCGCATTCTGCGTAACGTCTGTTCCATAGTACCCGGTGGGGTCGTGTGTTTCCTACCCTCGTATTCGTATGAACAAGTGGTCTATGATCATATGAAAGTTACCAACGTGATAGACGCTATATCGAAAAAGAAAACCGTGTTCCGTGAACCGAAGTCAGCTGCTGATGTTGATCAG gtGCTGCAAAAATACGCAGCGGCGATTAACAACAGAGATACGGAAAAAACAGGAGCGTTATTACTTAGCGTGGTTGGCGGTAAGCTCAGCGAGGGACTTAACTTTAG cGATGATTTAGGGCGTTGTGTGTTAGTATTTGGCCTGCCTTACCCCAACGTGAAGTCTCCAGAATTGAAGGAAAAAATGAACTATTTAAATCAAGCAGCTCCGGGCGCTGGGGCCCAATATTATGAAAACCTATGCATGAAAGCTGTTAACCAATGCATAG ggAGAGCCGTGCGTCACATTAACGACTACGCAACAGTTTTGCTGGTGGACGAAAGATATTCAAGGCCAAGTACTATCGCCGCTCTACCCTCTTTTGTCCAG aaaTCGTTGATACCGAATTGTAGTTTCGGTCAGACGGCCAGCAGTATCGCAAGGTTCTTTTcgaaacacaaaattaaaacgcAATAA
- the LOC119840387 gene encoding dynactin subunit 6-like: MSHNIKILPGATVCEDCTLEGDITIGGGTVIHPRVTIKAEGGPIIIAEYCIIEEYSTIIHKKSDKQEVPPKPLFIGAHNVFEVGCKLESIFGHIGESNVFEGRSFVGVDVKIGSGCVVGASCQLIAPQTLVDNTVIWGSEHHIREALEKQPSQLLQLDFLSKVMPNYHRLRKPNVHKRQSSRQSQEPVK, translated from the exons ATGTCTCACAA CATAAAAATTTTGCCTGGTGCAACAGTTTGCGAAGATTGTACTCTAGAAGGTGACATCACTATTGGAGGTGGCACTGTTATACATCCTAGAGTGACAATTAAGGCTGAAGGAGGCCCCATTATCATAGCAGAGTACTGCATCATTGAAGAATACTCAACCATCATACAcaa aaaaaGTGACAAACAAGAAGTGCCACCAAAACCACTTTTCATTGGTGCTCATAATGTTTTTGAAGTTGGCTGCAAGCTGGAATCAATTTTTGGTCACATTGGGGAGAGTAATGTCTTTGAGGGCAGATCTTTTGTTGGTGTAGATGTCAAAATTGGAAGTGGATGTGTTGTTG gTGCATCATGTCAACTCATAGCACCTCAAACATTAGTTGACAATACTGTTATCTGGGGTTCAGAGCACCACATCCGAGAAGCATTAGAGAAACAACCATCACAGCTTTTACAGCTTGACTTCCTCAGTAAAGTAATGCCCAACTATCATAGACTAAGAAAGCCAAATGTTCACAAAAGGCAATCTTCGAGACAGTCACAGGAACCTGTTAAATGA